The Obesumbacterium proteus DNA window CTTTCTGCGCAGAGCATCAGCTGGTTGAGCGCTCGCTGAAGCAGCTATTTCGCCAGCAAACAGGGATGTCGATCAGCCATTATCTGCGTCAGCTGCGTCTCTGTCAGGCTAAGCGATTGTTGAGGCGCAGCGAGTATCGCATCAGTGAAATTGCGACGCGCTGTGGCTTTGAAGACAGCAACTATTTTTCCGTGGTGTTTACCCGTGATGCAGGGCTAACACCGCGAGAGTATCGCCAACGCTTTGTGACTGAACCAGAGCGAGCGATATAGACCCTCCATACTTGAAGCCACGCCATTTATTTGGCGGATAAGCTCGAGTATGACATTGCATTTTTTGCGGCGATTTTCGTCATCATCAATAGCGGTGGCCGTGATTGTGCACCGTTAACCAGATAGGGCAGTTTGATGAAACAAATTAAATTAGGTGGTTCTACCCTGCATGTTCCCGCCATCGTGGTGGGCTGCATGCGTATGGATGAGTTGAAAGCCGCAGAGGCAGAAACTTTTGTGCAAACCGCGTTGGATTTAGGTGCGAACTTCTTCGACCACGCAGATATCTATGGCGGCGGCGAATGCGAGCGTATTTTTGCTCGCGCAGCCAAGCTCAATGATGACCGCCGTGAGAAGGTCTTCCTACAGTCTAAATGTGGGATCCGTAAAGGCCTGTTCGATTTCTCTAAAGAGCACATTTTAAAATCAGTCGACGGCATCTTAGAACGTTTAGATACCGACTATCTCGATATGCTGCTGGTGCATCGCCCTGATGCGCTGATGGAGCCGGAAGAAGTGGCCGAGGCGTTTGATCACCTACTCAATACCGGCAAAGTGCGCCGTTTTGGTGTTTCAAACCAAAGCCCAATGCAGATGGCCTTACTGCAAAAGTTTATGAGCCAAAAGATCTTGGCGAACCAGCTTCAATTAAGCATCACCAATAGCGGCATGATCCGCAGCGGCATTAACGTCAATATGGAAAATGCGTCGAGTGTCGATCACGACGGTGAAGTATTGAATTATTGCCGTTTGAATGACGTGACGATTCAGGCATGGTCCCCGTTCCAATACGGCATGTTTGAAGGCGTATTCCTCGGCAATCCTAAGTTCCCAGAACTGAATCAGAAAATTGATGAGATTGCAGCGCGTTATGGCGTATCAAACACTACTATTACCACGGCGTGGATTTTACGCCATCCGGCCAATATGCAGATGATTTCAGGCACGATGAGCACTTCGCGCCTCAAGCAAATTTGTCAGGCCTGCGATATCACGTTAACCCGTGAAGAATGGTATGAAATTTATCGCGCAGCCGGTAACGAGCTGCCGTAAGCGCCAACGCAGTGATGTGTTCTAGAGCAGCCAGTCATCTGGCTGTTCTCTAGAGACAAGAAACCTCCTCCTATTTTTATCACCACTCTTTATTTCTGCTTCTGATCTCTACTTTTTATCGCCACTTCTTTTAATGTTTCTCATTCTCTATTAATTATTAATGTACCTATGTGATGTTGATGCTAATTAGCTTTATAGGAAAAGCTATATACAAGTATTTTCCGATTTTAAAAAATTGCGCGACTAGGATGATTCCAAATACTTCGCGAGATTAAAATAGTGTATATAGCATTGTTGCGAGTTTTAAATACGTACTTAAACCTCTTTTGCTGTAAGGCTTTTAACGATTAATGGGATTTGATAGCATTTTGTTCGTCCGATGGAGCAGGATAATAATTATGATAAACACATGGCGTCTTTAATTATTTAAACGGATTTATACCCATAACACAGAGAGCTTCTATTGTCGCTTGGATTGCGTCCTGTGGCTTAAATGCTCTTTATATTTTTTTAGGATAGTTATATTACGCAGGAAATTTTTATGAAATTGAATAAAGTTGCTTTAGCCGTAGCATTTACCGCTGCTGTAAGTTCTATGTCTGTTCTGGCTGATACTACCAATGGCCAAATCCAATTCCAAGGTGAATTGGTGAATACTGCCTGCGGTTTATCACCTAATTCTAGCCCTGTATCTGTCGATTTTGGTCAGATCCCTGTTTCAGCGCTGGCTAACGGTGCTCATGCAGGTAACGTGCAGAAAAACATCGAATTGCAGGATTGCGATACTACCGTTGCGGCCAGCGCCGTTGTTTCTTACACCCCAACTAGTGTAAGCCCAGCTGATGCAACTCTGGCAGCGTTCACTTCAGGTACCGCGTCTAATGCGGGTATCGGTCTGAAAGACAGCGCCAGCCAGGATGTGGTTTGGGGCCAGGGCACTACGGCTGTACAGCTGGTTAACGGTGCTAACACCATTCCATTCGTTGCCTATGTTAAAGCAGACAGCGCGGATCAGACTGCAAACCCTGTAACAGCAGGTTCTTTCCAGTCAACCATCAACTTCCAGATCGCTTACCAGTAATCGTCTAGAAGTGGTGCATACGGGGGGAGTTTATCCCCCGTATTCTATCTGCGAAATATTCAGTAGGGATAGCGAGCATGATGTCAGGAATTAAGAAAAAATTATCAGTGATGTTTTTTTTATATGCGCTGTTTTTTTCCGCTGACACGCTGGCATCCAGTATTACACCAGGGAAAGTGGAAATGTCTGGTGAGCTTATTGAAACGGCCTGTGGCATTGATCCGCGTTCGCGTGAGATCTGGGTTGATTTTGGCGATGTATCTGCTCGTGACATTAATATGGATAGTGAAAGTCACCTAACTAAAGATTTTAATATTCATCTTACCGGGTGCAGAGTTATTAAAAATAAAACGGCTAATGATGACAGTTTTCCTTATGCCACTATCACATTCGTTGGGAATTCCGCCCCTCATGATTCTTCGGCTCTATTAGTTACCGGAGAAGGGGAAGGATTTGGTATTCATTTACGTAATCAGCATGGAAATATGCTGACAATAGGACAACCCTCTCCCGGATATGATTTAAGTAACGGGAGTAATATTCTGAGATTTACCGCCTCGCTGGTTCCGGTTAATAAACATATTAAAGCCGGTGAGTTTTATGCTATTGCTCGTTTTTTTATTGACTATAACTAAAAAATTAACCAATGCCATTTGGGGTATTCGGCGTATTCCGTCGATTAATTCGGGATAAATTGTCATGTCGGTAACACTAAAAACAAAATTAAAAATAGTGGCCTTAAAGGTGATTATTTTCTGCTATGCCAATACGGTATATGCAGACGATCTCGTTGAGTTTAATACCGACGTATTGGATGCGTCCGATCGCACCCATGTTGATTTATCCCGTTTTGCTTCAGACAACTATGTTGCCGCAGGTAATTACCTGTTGGATATCAAAATTAACAGTCAGCCGATAGGCCAAGACAAGGTGCATTACGCGCTGTTACCCGATGGTAAAAGTACGCAAGCCTGCATCAGTCAGGCCGTGCTGGATAAGCTGGCATTGAAGGAAGAAGCCAGACTCAAAGTTGAGCAGGTTGCGGAAAACTGTTTTGTCTTGCAGAGCCTGCCAGGGGCTAAGCTCAGCAACTATGCGGGAACGCTGGATATTACGGTGCCGCAGGCGTGGATGAAATATAACGATCCCAATTGGACGCCACCGGAGCGCTGGGATAACGGCATTGCTGGCGTCATTTTTGACTACAGTCTGACGGGGCAACTCACCCATCAACTCGATCACAGTGAAGATTACAACTCTTTGTCAGGCTACGGTCAGGCTGGGTTTAATTTGGCTGGCTGGCGTTTTCGCAGTGAGTATCAGACCAGCTACTACAACTCAACTCACCAATTTGATTTTGATTGGAACCAGATTTATGCCTACCGTCCGCTGCCCATGATGGCGGCCAAACTGACGCTGGGCGAAATCTACCTTAACTCGCAGGTCTTCGATACGCTGCGTTTCACCGGCGTCAATCTGTCCAGCGACGAGCGCATGTTACCGCCAAGCCTACAGGGCTATGCGCCAGAAGTGCACGGCGTGGCGCGTACCAGCGCTAAAGTGACGGTAAGCCAGAGCGGCAGAATTATCTATCAAACCACCGTGCCAGCCGGTCCATTCAACATTCAGGATCTGAGCAGCTCGGTGCGTGGAACGCTGGACGTTAAGGTTGAAGAGCAGGATGGTTCGGTGTCTACCTTTCAGGTGAATACCGCCAATATCCCTTACCTCACGCGTCCAGGCTACGTGCGTTACAACATTGCCGCGGGGCAGCCTTCTCGCTATACCCACCAAACTCAGGGGCCGGGCTTTGCCTCGGGGATTTCTCGTGGGGGATTTCCAACGCATGGTCGCTGTACGGTGGCTTGCAAACGGCGGGTGAAGAGTACAACGCCATGTCGATGGGGATTGGGCGCGATCTCAGCATGTTTGGGGCTATTTCCGTGGATGCCACCGAATCATGGAGCCAAAACCGTGACGGGGAGCGCCTGAAAGGAACGTCGTACAAACTCAGCTACGCCAAAACCTTCGACGAATACAACAGCTCCATCACGTTTGCGGGCTATCGATTCTCGCAGCAAGACTTCCGCTCGATGGCGCAATACATGGATGAACGCTATCAGGATTACGACCATGTCGGCCGTGAGAAAGAGCTATACACCATCACCGGTAACAAAACGTTCTGGGCTGATGAGCCGAGCAAAACGCTGACCACGTTCCTGACCTATACCCACCAAAACTATTGGGATCGAAATAGCCAAGATCGCTATGGCGTATCACTGGGACGAACTTTCCGCGTCGGCGAAATTAACGGTATTACGGCCAATCTCTCTGCGTATCGCACCGACTATAAAGATCGGCGTGATGACTCGATTGCGATTTCAATCTCTGTGCCGGTTGGCGATAGCCGCTGGGCCGGTTTGGATATGCAAACCAATAACGGCAAAACCAGCCCGATGATGTCGTACACCGACAATAGCGACAACAACAACCTATGGCGAGTGCGTGCAGGGGCAAGCCAGAGCGGCAACGCCAATATGGATGGCTACTATCAGCACCGTTCGCAGATGGCAGAAATCAACAGCAACCTCAGCTATCAGCAAAGCCATTATGTGGCGCTGAGCAGCACGCTGCGCGGTGGTTTCACGGCGACACGACACGGCGCCGCGCTGCATAACAGCGGAGCCACGCTCAACACGGCTCGCATGATGGTCGATACCAACGGTATTGCAGGCGTTCCGCTAAACGGAAGCAAATCGCGAACCAACCGATTTGGCATCGCGGTGGTGCCCGACGTTGTCAGCTACAACAGTTTTGATACCCGTGTGGATGTGGATGCGATGGACAGCGATATCGAGCCGTCGAAAGCCATTAGCACCACCACGCTGACCGAAGGCGCTATCGGCTACCAGTCCTTTGGAATGGCAAAAGGGATGAAGATGATGGCAAACATTCGTCGCTCAGATAGCAGCACACCGCCATTCGGCGCTGAAGTCTTTAATGACGACGGTGTCAGCGTAGCGATGGTGCTTGATGACGGTCAAGCGTGGCTTGCCGGTGTTAATCCTGATGAAACGCTCAAGGTGGTTTGGAACGGGAAAACACAGTGCAAAATCACTATTCCGGCAAAGGCGTCGAATTATTCGAATTCTGTTTTGCTGCCTTGCCATTAAGCGATGCGGCTAAAGCGAAGCAACAAATCTATGGCGAAGCAATAAATCCATAACTGTCATAAAAGGCTAAAAATGAGCATGAAGAAAAAAAGCGGATACGGCTGGATAGCGGCGATGGCTCTGACGGTTCTGACCGGCTACGCGCAGGCGGGCGTTTCATTGGATCGTACGCGGATCATTATTACCGAAAAAGAGAGCTCATCAAGCGCCAACCTATCCAACACGAGCCCCGATATTCCTTTTTGGCTCAGTCATGGGTAGAGGACGCGGAAGGTCACAAGATTACCTCGCCGTTAATGGTTTTACCGCCGCTACAGCGAATCAACGGTGGGCAGAAAGGGATTGCACGCGTAACCAAAACCAGTGCGGTGAACACGCTGCCGCAGGATCGCGAAAGCCTGTTTTATCTCAACGTGCGTGAAATCCCGCCTAAGCCGAATAAGCCCAACATGCTGCAGCTCGCTATGCAGTCACGTATCAAGCTTTTCTATCGTCCGGCGGCAATTATCCCCACCAGCAAAAACGAGATCTGGCAAAACCAAGTGGTGTTCCAGAAAAGCGGCAGCACGATGACGGCGCAAAACCCAACGCCGTACTACGTCACCATCATTGGTTTAACGAATAGCGCGGGCAGCAAAATTACGCGCTTCCCAGGAATTATGGTCGCCCCGAAATCGAGCCTTGATTTTGCGGTTACCGATGCGTCGGTGAGCGCGTTCTCCATGATGTATGTCAATGACTATGGCGGCCACCCAGAACTGAAGTTCAACTGTTCCGGCAGCACCTGTAAAGCGTTGCCTAGCGCGCAGCAGTAATAACCATAAGGACCCGACAATGCAAAATCGATTCGCGTTATGCGCATTTCTGGCACTGGGTGTCGTATTTCAGGCTCAGTCTACGGTGCCGCTGTTGCCACAACATCAAGATCGGGATCATGCCGGTGAAGACGGTGGCATTGTTCGGTTCCATGGTTCTGTGTATGCCTCTCCGTGCGTGATGGCGGGGGAGAGCCGAATGCAAGATATCGATATGGGCGAAATGACGGCGCGTAGTTTTCATCGTGCTGGCGATCACAGCCAACCGGTGCTGATCAAAATCTATCTGCGCGATTGCCTAAAAGGGGCATCAATGGCGCGGAGTAGCTTGGCTTCTAAGACGACGGGAAGCGATTGGCGCGCCTATAGCACCGGCGAGCAAGCCGTACAGATGACCTTTATCGGTGAATCCGACGTGGCCGATCCTGCGCTATTACACACAGCCGGTATGGTGCAAGGGGCTGGCATTCGCTTGATGGATATGTCTGGCAATAAGCTGGCGATTAATCAGACCCAGACGCCTTCTTTAGTGAAATACGGCGATAGTGTACTGACCTTTATGGCCGCGTTGGAATCGACGGGAAATACGGTCACCGCCGGTGAATTTCAGGGATTACTGCGCGTGAAAATGGAGTATTTGTAATGAAACTGTCGGGCTTATTTCCACGCCAAGCGTGCGTTACGTGCGCGCTCGCTCTATCGCTACTTCCCGTTGGCGCGCAGGCCTATATTGATGGCGAAATTATCCCGGTCGGTGGCCCGCATCAATACAACATCGATGTGGGAAATCAGGATATTACCTCTAACGTGGCGGGCTCTCTGATTAGCTCGGAGTTTGCATTAGGTGGGCTTTATGCTGGCACAGCCTATTGCAATACGCCGATGACGAATCAGCCGGTATTTTTCACCTCGCGTGCAACGTTGGCTGAATCAGGCAATAACCCCGGCTATCTGCGTTTGAACGACTATATGGATGTCAAAATTGAAATTTACATCCGTGGTAACCGTCTCGAATACCTGCCGGTTCCGTTCAACAATGAAAGCAACCGCGCATATCAGAACACCTGTGCGCCGCCATCGGTGCAGTACACCGATTTTGAGTCTGGGTCGAAGGGGCGTGTCACTTTTATGATCACGAAACCCATTATCAACGGGGTCAATCTGGTCGGGACGCAAATAGCTGAGTTATATGGCCGCATTGGCTCAACGGCCTCCGGTATTGGCTCAGTGCCGATGTCGGTGATTTATATCAACTCAGGCGTTCTTACCGTACCCGATAAATGCGTGGTGAATCAGGGAACGCCTATCGTGGTGGATTTCGGCACCATTCCTGGTACGGGCAGCAAGCTCAATGGCAATAACTACAGCCATAACGTGCCGATTCACGTGAAGTGTGAAGGCGGAAGTTTTACCACCGGCAGCCTGAATATCAAACTGGCTATTCAGCAGGCCAGCCCAGCCAGTTTCAACAGTGATTATCTGGGAACCACCGGCTCGGGCGATCGCTCAAATTTGGGCATCAAGCTGACAGATCAGAGCGGTTCGACCATCACGCCGAATAGATTTTATAACGTCCCCGGTTTTAACAATAACGAGGGAGATTGGAACCTCATCGCCGCGCCGATTGCAAACGCCGGAACCAACATTGAGGAAGGTGATTTTCAGGCTTCCGCAACCGTTGTTGCAGAGTTCCAGTAAGGAGAAATTATGCGTCTGATGGAACTGGCTGTACTAGCAACGCTGACGTTCAGTAGCGCGGTTGAAGCGGCGGGAGAGCTGGTGGGCGGCGCAATGACGTTTAAAGGCGTGGTTGTCGCTTTGCCTTGCAGCATCGCTCCGGGCTCGGAAAAAGTGCCGGTGGATTTTGGTGAGATTTCAACCAAGTCGCTTTATGCCACGGGGAAAACTACACCCATTGCGTTTTCGATTGTTTTAGAAGACTGCAACCCAAGCGTATTTGACTCGGTAACGGTCACCTTTGATGGCGACCGAAATTCGAACATGACCGATCGTTTGGCCATTAAGTCCGTGGCGCCAAGCGGTGCGAGCGGCGTAGGTATTGGCTTAGAAGAAAGCGATGGCTCACCGATTCGACTCAATACGCCAACCAACGCAACGGCGATCACCGATACCGTGATGCAGTTGAACTTCCAAGCCTTCGTGGAGGGTGAACCACAGGCGTTAGCGAATGGAACGTTAACGACCGGTGCTTTCACTGCAACAGCTAACTACACGTTAAATTATCAGTGATTTGCTGAGAAGGTATTTATAAATGAATTACCAGTGCTTTTTCTTTGATAAAAATATCTTTTTCTCTCAAGGCTTGAAGTCCGTTATTCAGGATGCTTGTGATGACTCAATGCGAGTCCAATTTACCAGCTCTAATAATATACATCAGCTTGTTGAGGTGCTTAAACAGCAAAGGAATGAACGAGAACAACGCTGGGTGATTTGTGATTTTGAAAGCTTTCCTCAGGGCCGGTTTAATGTGCTCAATATGATCAAGATGTACTACCGTCATCATAGACAGAAATTAGTCATCTTACTGAGCGAAAATAACATCCCACTGTTCTTTGCGTTGCACTCGTTATTGCCCGGTGCGCATTGGCTATTAAAAAGTGAATCTAAACAGAATGTGAGTCTGTTTTTTAATGAGCTGAAATGTAGCGAGATAGGACAAAATGTTTTTAGTCCCTCATTGGTGAGCTATACCCGAATGAAATGGTTAACCGCCGATGCGGGGTGCTATATATCAAGCGATGAGTGGTGGCTAATGGAAGAGATATTTAAAGGTAAATCACTTTCGCAGATTGCGAACGAAGTCAATATTAACGTTCGAAGGCTAAGTTATTACAAAAGACGTTTAATGAAGCGGCTTAATGTCACTAGCAATGTCGCTTTATTTAATGTTTTTAAATGTATTGTGGCAACGCCTCGTAACGACTGAGTTATCAACGATTTTTAAAGATTACTGGTGCCATGTTCATCGGTAGGTACATGCAATTCATTGCATATTTTTAATAAACTAAGGTAAGGATTAAATATGAAACACATTAATGCAGCGGAAGCCGCACAGATCGTTGGTGGTAACTGCAAAACGTGTAGCAGCTCTTATGAAACCGTGGTAATCGGCGGCGTGGCGTCTTGTAAATTAGTGACAGTTTGTACTGATAAACATGGCTCAACGACCACCATGAAAGATGCCGATATGAACCTGTGCCGCGTGCCAAATCGTTAATCTCTCTGGTTTGCTAAATAAATAGTCACCAATACATGGAGAGTTGCTCTCCATGTATTTATTCGACGATCAATTTTGGGGCATTAAAGTTATGCAGTTTAAACGCACAACGGTTATTAGTTATTCATTACTGCTTGTCATTGTCTCATCGTTGATGACCGTGTTGTTTTACCATGTGTTTGTGTTCAAGTCGTTTTCCAGTGATAGCGATAATCAAACCTCGCCGCAGAAAGAGTTAACTATTGCGCAGGCAGAGAAAAGCCCAATAAAAGAAAATAATAGCATTATTGAAGTGATGTCCTATGGCTGTCATTACTGCGCGGCGAATGAGGATAATGTAAGGGAGTTCGTTAAAAAACTGCCCGAAGGCGTAGTATTTGAATCAATACATATCAATACGGAAAAAAGTGGATTATCTGCCTTTGCCCCTATTTTTGCCACACTGCAAGAAATGGGCGTAGAACCTGCCGTGCGTGATAGTGCGTATAACGCCATTATTGCTCGAGGGATTAATCTGACGGATGCAGCGGAACTAGATAAATGGCTGGTTAAAAATAGCATTGATGTTGCTGAATATAAAAAAGCGCGAGCCAGTGAAGCCGTTAAAAATCGATTAGATGAAATGTCAGCTATTACAGATTTTTACGATATTACGGCAACGCCGATTTTCATTATTAATAAGCGTTTTGTGGTCGCACAAGATAGTTCTTTCCCTGAATTCTCAAAACGTATGCTGAATTTGCTCGAAAAGGATAAGTAATGGCGATGACCCGGTTTCTGCTGGGGTGGATAGTTTTCAGCACCAAAAATATCGGTGGGTATTTGCATCAAGTGACTCATCGCTTATTTTCCGCGCTGAAAACATTCTTTTGCTGGGTGCTGCGTTTTTGCAACGTGCGCCTTGTGTTGGCTATCGCTCGCGGGCTCTGTTTTTTGGGCGTGCTTGGGCGTGAGTTTCGTCATCAGAATCCGGTTGCGACCCAGAACTTCCACTGCTTAACGGGGCAAAAAGGGCGCATCGATGCGTCATGGATTGCGGTTCGGCGCAAAATTTTAGAGGCCAGCGCAACGTGGGCACAAAACCCAAAAGTGCTGCGGCAGCTTGCCGCCTGTACTCAGCAGCTTGATGAGGCCGTGGCGCCGCTTCGCCTGCGAAAAAACGCGGTCATACTGGCGCCGCTGCACAGCATTTCGGATGTGCTCGCAGCGATGGTTGGCGCTGGCGTAACGCCGGGGCGTGCTAGCGTTATCGTTTCTTCCAGCGCTGAACAGTACAACGCCTGCGCGCGCGCCTTAGGGGGCGTTAATCTTTCTTACTGCTCTATTCATCAAGATAGCAAACAGCTGGCTTCCAGCCTGACCTCGTTGCTAAGCGACGTCGCGATGGGGCAGCAGAACCTCATTATTTTCCCTGATATTACGCCGGACTATACCGTGCAAACCGAAGAAGCCGCATCGGGAAAATTACGCTGCCGGTTGTTTGGACGCGTCGCGGGGCTGCATAGCGGCATTGCGCGTTTGGCGCGGGCAGTTTCTGCTCAGGTGGTTTTCTACCATCTCTACTATCAAGACGGGCTGCGTATCCATATTCATGCGCCGGTAAAAGCGCGAGATGTGGCGGAGAAACTGCCAGAGGTGATCGAGCAGGCGCTGCAAGAATATCCACATGATTGGCTGCTTTGGCATAGCCACTCTCTGTATTTTATCAATCAATAACTGATGATGATGAAACCAATAATACCCGATCTGATTTTTCAGGAAGAGACTAACGAATGCGGGCTAGCGTGCATTGCCATGCTGGCGCAAACGCAGGGACGAAAAACCGATCTGGATACGCTGAGAGCGCGTTTCCCCGCGTCGGATCATGGAACTTCGCTGAACGATTTATCCACCATTCTGGCCAGCCTTGGCATTGCTTCGGCCCCCGTGCTTTTTGAGCACCATGAGCTCAGTGAATTGCCCCTGCCGGCCATTTTGCACTACGGCGCGAGCCACTATGTGGTATTGGCCTATCGCAAAGGTCATCAGGTGTGTGTGATGAATCCCGCGATT harbors:
- a CDS encoding LuxR C-terminal-related transcriptional regulator: MNYQCFFFDKNIFFSQGLKSVIQDACDDSMRVQFTSSNNIHQLVEVLKQQRNEREQRWVICDFESFPQGRFNVLNMIKMYYRHHRQKLVILLSENNIPLFFALHSLLPGAHWLLKSESKQNVSLFFNELKCSEIGQNVFSPSLVSYTRMKWLTADAGCYISSDEWWLMEEIFKGKSLSQIANEVNINVRRLSYYKRRLMKRLNVTSNVALFNVFKCIVATPRND
- a CDS encoding DUF4762 domain-containing protein, translated to MKHINAAEAAQIVGGNCKTCSSSYETVVIGGVASCKLVTVCTDKHGSTTTMKDADMNLCRVPNR
- a CDS encoding fimbrial protein, encoding MKLSGLFPRQACVTCALALSLLPVGAQAYIDGEIIPVGGPHQYNIDVGNQDITSNVAGSLISSEFALGGLYAGTAYCNTPMTNQPVFFTSRATLAESGNNPGYLRLNDYMDVKIEIYIRGNRLEYLPVPFNNESNRAYQNTCAPPSVQYTDFESGSKGRVTFMITKPIINGVNLVGTQIAELYGRIGSTASGIGSVPMSVIYINSGVLTVPDKCVVNQGTPIVVDFGTIPGTGSKLNGNNYSHNVPIHVKCEGGSFTTGSLNIKLAIQQASPASFNSDYLGTTGSGDRSNLGIKLTDQSGSTITPNRFYNVPGFNNNEGDWNLIAAPIANAGTNIEEGDFQASATVVAEFQ
- a CDS encoding fimbrial protein, whose protein sequence is MMSGIKKKLSVMFFLYALFFSADTLASSITPGKVEMSGELIETACGIDPRSREIWVDFGDVSARDINMDSESHLTKDFNIHLTGCRVIKNKTANDDSFPYATITFVGNSAPHDSSALLVTGEGEGFGIHLRNQHGNMLTIGQPSPGYDLSNGSNILRFTASLVPVNKHIKAGEFYAIARFFIDYN
- a CDS encoding aldo/keto reductase, with translation MKQIKLGGSTLHVPAIVVGCMRMDELKAAEAETFVQTALDLGANFFDHADIYGGGECERIFARAAKLNDDRREKVFLQSKCGIRKGLFDFSKEHILKSVDGILERLDTDYLDMLLVHRPDALMEPEEVAEAFDHLLNTGKVRRFGVSNQSPMQMALLQKFMSQKILANQLQLSITNSGMIRSGINVNMENASSVDHDGEVLNYCRLNDVTIQAWSPFQYGMFEGVFLGNPKFPELNQKIDEIAARYGVSNTTITTAWILRHPANMQMISGTMSTSRLKQICQACDITLTREEWYEIYRAAGNELP
- a CDS encoding fimbrial protein is translated as MQNRFALCAFLALGVVFQAQSTVPLLPQHQDRDHAGEDGGIVRFHGSVYASPCVMAGESRMQDIDMGEMTARSFHRAGDHSQPVLIKIYLRDCLKGASMARSSLASKTTGSDWRAYSTGEQAVQMTFIGESDVADPALLHTAGMVQGAGIRLMDMSGNKLAINQTQTPSLVKYGDSVLTFMAALESTGNTVTAGEFQGLLRVKMEYL
- a CDS encoding fimbrial protein; translation: MRLMELAVLATLTFSSAVEAAGELVGGAMTFKGVVVALPCSIAPGSEKVPVDFGEISTKSLYATGKTTPIAFSIVLEDCNPSVFDSVTVTFDGDRNSNMTDRLAIKSVAPSGASGVGIGLEESDGSPIRLNTPTNATAITDTVMQLNFQAFVEGEPQALANGTLTTGAFTATANYTLNYQ
- a CDS encoding fimbrial protein, translated to MKLNKVALAVAFTAAVSSMSVLADTTNGQIQFQGELVNTACGLSPNSSPVSVDFGQIPVSALANGAHAGNVQKNIELQDCDTTVAASAVVSYTPTSVSPADATLAAFTSGTASNAGIGLKDSASQDVVWGQGTTAVQLVNGANTIPFVAYVKADSADQTANPVTAGSFQSTINFQIAYQ
- a CDS encoding DsbA family protein, encoding MQFKRTTVISYSLLLVIVSSLMTVLFYHVFVFKSFSSDSDNQTSPQKELTIAQAEKSPIKENNSIIEVMSYGCHYCAANEDNVREFVKKLPEGVVFESIHINTEKSGLSAFAPIFATLQEMGVEPAVRDSAYNAIIARGINLTDAAELDKWLVKNSIDVAEYKKARASEAVKNRLDEMSAITDFYDITATPIFIINKRFVVAQDSSFPEFSKRMLNLLEKDK